The sequence below is a genomic window from Saccopteryx leptura isolate mSacLep1 chromosome 3, mSacLep1_pri_phased_curated, whole genome shotgun sequence.
TTACAAGTGCATTGGGGGGCTTTGGAGGCCGCGCAGCTCGGGCTCTACGGCTGGGGTCGGGGACTCGGGATTGCAGGCTGCAGTTGACGACAGCCACCCGCTCGCTCCTCCTGCTGCAGCCGCCGCAGAGCCTTGGCCCAGTGATACCTCCAGGGGAGTGCGATGCTGCGGCGGTCGAAGACCAGGCGTGTGGGGTCGGGGCTGCTCTCTGCGCTGCTCTCCGCGCTGCTCAGAAGCAGGTAGTCGGTGCCGGGCTGCAGGCGTAGGCAGCCGCAGGCCAGGTCGACGCCAGGCACCCAGACTTCCTGGCTGCCGCGGCTCACCAGCTGCCCTGGCTGCTTGTACACGGTCTGCACGCGCAAGACCAGCCGCCGCCACGACGGGGATTCCACCTCAGACGCCAGCACCTGCGCGTGGAGAACTGAGCGGGGAAAGGATGTCAAGCCTGGGTCGTGGAGAGCCTCCAGGGTCCCATGGGTCAGTCCTGATGGGGAGGGGCCCGGAACCCGAGGGTGGGCTTCCCGGATGACATCAGGAAGGGTGATTTCCTGGGAATGGCGCTGAGGTTCAGACATGGGACCttgaagggaggcagaggggggtCTGAAGCAGACAAGACAAGGCAAGGGCCTGTTCCCCTTTATCCTTGCATCACCACGAGGCCACCTCCCTCTCAGCCGTGTCAGGCTGAAGATACCGAGAAATTCGGCAAGGCCAAGAATATAGGGAAAGAGGAGACACAGAAGGGTAAAGAACACCCCCCTTTCACTTCCCCTGCccctttttgttttctgtcacATTAGCGCCTATATCAGGAAGGGCTCTTTAGAGGCTAACACCCCTTCCTGTTTAAGATGAAAAAATGAAGGTCAGAGAAGGGGTTGGCATGGAGTCAGTCATCTGGGCACCCAGGCAGCTTCTGCCCCTTTTTCTCCCCACCACTCACCATAGTCCTGTTGGCAATATTTCAGAAGGTTCATCTGTACCCTGGCGACCGTGTTGCAGTAGCTCTGACACCAAGAGGCTGGGGAGGGTCAGGCTGTCTGCAGTGGGCTCCTGAGGCCTGGACCACAGCGTTCTGCCGCCGCCCATCCCCACATTCAGTCTTCATGGACAGCTGGGATACCCGAACCAGTGGGCCATCCCTGTATCCCCACCGTGGGCCCAATCAGCCCATTCCCAGTCCCTCTTGCTGGCAGGGATCTCCACACGAGCCTGTCTTACCAGAGCTGTAATCACCAGAGGTCGTAGGAAGGGTGGTTGTTGCCTCTGGGATGACTAAGAGACCAAAGGAGAAATTTAACCTTACTTCCTGCCCCCGATCCCAAGGAATCCAGACATCTGTCTATTCCCTTAAAGCTCAAAAGGGCAAACATGCTTTGCTTTTCTCCCCCAGGACCTGAGTCCTGATGCCCAGCCCCTTCTTCCTTCAGATCCAGGAAcctgcacccccagcccctcctccctgagaccaagAAAACTGGAATTTCAGTCCCCACTTCCCTAAGAACGCCAAGTCCAGCCTCCAGCCTCTAGCCCCCATCCAAAGGACCCAGCCCGCATCATACTTGTCCACTGGAGATCTGGGATGTCTCCTTCCAACCCCTTTTAGGACTGTGGCCCTTCAAGACTCACGCTGGCAGAGCATGCTGGGGGAGGTGCTGTGCTGGTAGCCAGGACCACAGCGGTTGCATGTCAGGCCGGTGACCCCTAACTTGCAGGAGCATTGCCCGCTGGTCTGGTTGCAGGTATCACCTGTTGCCCCAAAAGGGTTGCACTGGCAGGCTGTATGAAGAGAGAATCTGGAATGCGGAGTGTCTGGGCCCCAAATGCTCCTCAGTTctgcatctgcttctccctctgacCCAGGTGTCTGATCCTGCCTCTTTTCTGCCTAGGCTGGACTTCAGACCACACTTACCCCTGCAGGCCTTGTGGCTGGTGATAGGCTGGCTAGGGTCTCTCCAGAACCGTGGCTGGCAGTAGTGGCAGTACCGCCCAGCTGTGTGGTGGCGGCATCGCTCACAGACACCCCCACTCTTGCCCCCTGACAACCTGAACAGCTCGGAGTTGAACCGGCAGCGTCGGGCATGCTGGTTGCAGAAACAAGCTAGGAGCAAGATGGAGCCCATCAGACCCAGGCTTTCTATTTCCTGTCTCCAGCTTTTTTCTCGCTGCCCTCAGGAAATAAGAGTGCGGGTACAACGTAAAAGAAACTGCCTAGGGGTACCTGGGTGAGCCTGGGCCTCAGAACCTCTttattctcatctttaaaatgggggcaCTGCACTGGAGCCAGGTTAGCCCAAGGGGACTGATGAACCTTGGCTGTGTGAACCCAGGGGGCTTAAAGAACCCTGCGTGTTTGTGTCCCATTGTGTTCCTGGAGCATGTGACTTCTCCTTTTTCTAGCTCAGCTTCCTTTGCTGTAAAATTAGATTTATAATATCTGCTTCGTGAAGTTTAAATGAAATCTAATTgatgtaaagtgcttagcacaggcCTGACACAGGGTAGAGACCTACCCATTTAGAGCTTCCCTGTGCCAGGTGCCCTGTACTGAGTGCCTGGCCTGTTACATCCTTACATCAGCTCTGTGAGGCTGGTGctgtcatctccattttacagatatgaaCACTGAGAAGGCACAGAGAAATGAAGACACCTGTCCAACATCACGCAGCTAAGGGGTGATGGTCTGAGGCAGGCTTGGAACCCGGAGTCTGAGCTCCTAGCAGCCAGactccagtgcttctcaaacagCACATGGGGTTCTGTGAGGATGGTCTGCATTGTCCTGGGAGCACTAACCTGGCTTTCTATGGCAGTGGCTCTCAAATCTTACTTCTCAGAATCACTGGGGAAATGTTGAGAAAGAACAACACAGAGATTCCAGGACCTGCCCCTAGGATTTATACCTGGCCCAGAAATCTGTATTTCTAGCAAGCATCCCAGAGTGAGATGCTAATGCAAGGGGTTCATGGACCACTCCttggagagatggggggaggttAGATCCCGAGAGGTTTGAGAGGCCTGGACTggcagatgctgaggacccagaggaggagtgggaaggatGAGGGAGCTTTGTGTTCTTGGGAAAATGACTCTGcctttctgagccttagtttcctccttGTTCAGTGGGGCTCTCAATTAAAGGTGGCAATGCTATTCAGATTATCAGTGGGTAATTTGTGGCCTGTGGATTCTTTCTAATCTGAGGGTGATCACGTCACCTCACTTTCCTCTGGAAAATTCATATGGGGAAGGGATTCAGGCCACCGTTTCTGTAAAGCCTGCAGCTTCACCCCAGGAATTCATCTCACCTTGTCCACCTGGACCCTTCGCCATCACAACACTGTCAGTTTCCTGCTCAGGGCAGTGCCCAGCTCAGCCTGGGGGGTGTGGTGATTCTCAGAGGCACAGCCTCGCCTGTTCCTAGGCCCAGAAGGAGCCCCGCTGCACCCCCGGGCTACATGAGTCTCTCCTGAGCTGGTCTCAGAACTGACTGATGGGAATGGACCAACTGAACAGAGGCCCTGAGGTGGCAGGGGCGGAGGCTAAAGGAGGACCCCAGTTAGGATAAAAATAGAGTTGGGAGCCAGGACAATGGATGGTCTGTAAGTTAGTTATTGCAGGAAGAaatggggggagaggggcagagaacgTGGGAGGTGGAGACAGAGGGAAGCCCAGGGGATtcgagtgagtgtgtgtgtctttgtgtatttgtctgtgtccatgtgtaTCTGTTGGTGGGACGAGTTACCTCCCACGGCCTGGTGGCAAATGCACTCAGACCCTCCAGCAagggctgcaggctggaggcGGGAGAAGCAGGAGGGCTGTCCCTGAGGAGGGGCTTCTGGAGGGGTAGGGAAgggcctagaccagtggttctcaaagtgtgcaccaaggtgcactggtgcaccctatggtattccagagaaatatgtgcctattggggaccaaaaaaccaacagggtttttggagtttagatttttgggggacagaggtgtggggaattggctgtaagctgacagtctgcccaaccccccacttcacttgcctgactaggttgtaaaaggctgttaagctgtggtgctggattgtttatactaccctccatgttcccgggaaagactggaggcagtttcttctatcctttgtttagtgtaaagttaagatggtatgtatggtgggggttttctgcactcaatacaattaagagtaaaaagagaggaattcttcaatgtattgaccaggaaatgagaatttgcctttcaaatatatgcccaaacattgaagaaatcactaggacacatcaggctcatgtttctcataaacacaagaatgaaaaacttaacacattcacgctgggacctgccaaacTTACTACATCTTACTAAagatgtgtctatatatataaaaagataacttttttatcgtttttattttttaacccctctttttttttacaaattctaaaaagcataactaaaaaaatgtaacataaaaatgttttttaatgtcagaataaatttaattttgtcatatttatttcatctaattaccataaaagcatgcttggactttatatttttttctttaatatatttttttatttattcatttttagagaggagagagacagatagagagaagggggaggggctggaagcatcaactcccatacgtgccttgaccaggcaaacccagggtttcgaaccagcgacctcagcattttcaggtcgatgctttatccactgcgccaccacaggtcaggctttttaaaaaatatttgacttaattattataacatatttctcagaaatttgtatatagtgtgcctacaattatttgtaggattttaaatgcaccccaccTTCAATAAGTTGGAGAACCACTGGAGACTTGCTCcggaggtggggaggagaaggcgTTGGTTGGGGCCAGGGGAGTGCCAGCTAGTCCAGCTGGATGGTGGGCTGTACAACAGCTTGTCTCCCTGGGTCCAGTCCCAGTGCTGCTCCTCGCTAGCAGTGAGATTTAGGGCAAGTGACGCGGCCCCTCGGGCCTTGCCTTCCTCATGTGGGGAATGGTCACTGACAGAGCCTTGGGAAGCTCTTCCTGGCACCAGGTGTCACATTGGGCTTTATTCTAAGGACTTCATGGACGTTCGCTCATGGAATTGTCACTGCTGTCTGTGAAGAAAGTGCTGTTACTACCCTCACGTGACAGGTGAGGAaacggaggcagagagaggttaGGTCACTCTCCTGGGATCACCCCACGGTAGACGGAGGAACTGGAACCTGagcccaggcagtctgactcctgTCTGCTGCCCTAGAACACCTCGTGTGACAGTGTGCCTGACAGGAGCTTGGCAGGGACAACCCAAGACCCCCGAGCTCCGCTTCTGGCcctgccacttactggctgtgtgtcCTTGTGCAAGGGACTGCCCAACTCTAgcctctgtgtcctcatctgtaaggtGGGCCTGAGGATAGTACCACCGCCCCGGCACACCGCCGGTGATCGATGCGGAATGATTTAATGAATATCCTTCCGCTCTGTGGTCAGAAGTGAGCCGGTAAGGTCCTGCTGCCCTGTTCCCGGTAAGCGCTCAGTAGATATTATAGGATCACCCGCAGGAAGCCAGGCCCAGGACCGGGTATTCAGAAAATGTTATTCATGTTATCGTCATGGTGATCGAGTGTAGGGGAGAGACAGGAGCAGATAGGCAGCAGGAAGTCTGGGGCAGCAAAGATGTGGGGCAGGCAGGTGTgaggctgtggggggaggtgAAGAGGAGACCAGGCCAGAGAATGGTGCGGGGAGcagctctggggtgggggggagggcatCCTGCCTCTTAGGGACAAAGGGACCAGCTGCTGGACAGTCACAGGGTTGGGTGGTGGGTGAGGGCAGGGAGTGAGGGGCCCAGGACTCACCTAGGCAAGGGTAGGGGTGCCAGGGTGTGGCAGGCCTCCAGGGCTGGTCTCGGTGGGATGGGCGGCAGATCTCGCACCCAGGGCCGGTGGTGTggtggcggcagcggcagcggggGGGCCGGTCGTGGGCAGCACAGAGAGCGGCGTGGCCGTGACACTGGCAGCGTCCTCTCACTCTAGC
It includes:
- the NTN5 gene encoding netrin-5 isoform X1; translated protein: MPVTFALLLLLSQATSDPCYNRWGHPRFCLPPVTQLASMVTSCPQTCTVSTGAKVSPKATCNRSVTLALGGSFLLSSVSLHFCTPGPSALVLSASWFPGGPWRSLWHRPTWPGSLEGPAKVTFRAPPGSDASMVASYLLVEFGGQAGLATARVRGRCQCHGHAALCAAHDRPPRCRCRHHTTGPGCEICRPSHRDQPWRPATPWHPYPCLACFCNQHARRCRFNSELFRLSGGKSGGVCERCRHHTAGRYCHYCQPRFWRDPSQPITSHKACRACQCNPFGATGDTCNQTSGQCSCKLGVTGLTCNRCGPGYQHSTSPSMLCQLIPEATTTLPTTSGDYSSASWCQSYCNTVARVQMNLLKYCQQDYVLHAQVLASEVESPSWRRLVLRVQTVYKQPGQLVSRGSQEVWVPGVDLACGCLRLQPGTDYLLLSSAESSAESSPDPTRLVFDRRSIALPWRYHWAKALRRLQQEERAGGCRQLQPAIPSPRPQP
- the NTN5 gene encoding netrin-5 isoform X2, with protein sequence MPVTFALLLLLSQATSDPCYNRWGHPRFCLPPVTQLASMVTSCPQTCTVSTGAKVSPKATCNRSVTLALGGSFLLSSVSLHFCTPGPSALVLSASWFPGGPWRSLWHRPTWPGSLEGPAKVTFRAPPGSDASMVASYLLVEFGGQAGLATARVRGRCQCHGHAALCAAHDRPPRCRCRHHTTGPGCEICRPSHRDQPWRPATPWHPYPCLACFCNQHARRCRFNSELFRLSGGKSGGVCERCRHHTAGRYCHYCQPRFWRDPSQPITSHKACRACQCNPFGATGDTCNQTSGQCSCKLGVTGLTCNRCGPGYQHSTSPSMLCQLIPEATTTLPTTSGDYSSVLHAQVLASEVESPSWRRLVLRVQTVYKQPGQLVSRGSQEVWVPGVDLACGCLRLQPGTDYLLLSSAESSAESSPDPTRLVFDRRSIALPWRYHWAKALRRLQQEERAGGCRQLQPAIPSPRPQP